The region TCGCAAGTAAACAGAATTTGACAGAAGCCTTTAATATATTTGACGAGCTTGGAGAGCTCCTAAAGGACTTATAGAGAACACCTCAAATCAAACGGTAGTGGGATGTATCTACTCGATACTGCCGCGTGTAAAACCATAATAAGAGCAAACGTTTTAGAGGATCCCCTTGAAAAAGCGATTGCAGTTGAAGCCAGAGAAAAACTCAAAAAGCTTGCAGAAAAAAGGCTAATAGCAGTCTCCTTTATCACAGAGGCCGAGCTTCTCTTCAGCGTTCTAAAAAAAATCAAAGAGGCAAAATCGGAACAAGCAATAATGGAGCTTTTCAAACTTAAATGGGGAGTAAAGCTGTTCCTCTCTGGGATAAACGTTTTAAGAAACACAGCCAAAGACAGTGAACACTACGCCGCCAAAATGGCAGAGATTTGGTCAAATAACGAAAAAATAGACCCCTGCAGCTGTTTCATTGCCGTGCAGGCCCTAACGAGAAACGCCTACCTGGTAACCGATAACACCGATGAGTTCTCAAAAGTCAGCGGACTAAAAACCCTGACTCTCGAGGAGTTTTCAAGAATCACTTCAAGAAGTTAAGCAGGGAAAGCTGCTTAAGGTCGGTATAGGTTGAAAGTAGGGCCTGATAAGCCGTTTTCGCCTTATCGTAGTCGGAGATAACAGAGGCAAAGTCGGCGTCCCCTATCTTTGAGCGCAGCTCCTTGGCGTGAAGGGCCACGGCCTCGTTCTGGGTTTTAAGGTCGTCTACAAGGGCTACCTGGGTACCCAAAATGGAGCGGTACTCCATTATCTTTGAAAGGCCCGCATCGAAAGCATCAAGGAGCTTCATAGTCTGGGGCCCGTCGCCCAAGTCTACCGTTACGGTTGCGCTGTCCAGCTGGGAGAGGTCTCCAGACTGAATTATCTGAACGATTCTATCCAGAACCTCAACAACCGTAATCTTACCGCTCACCCTGTTTAC is a window of Thermovibrio ammonificans HB-1 DNA encoding:
- a CDS encoding type II toxin-antitoxin system VapC family toxin yields the protein MYLLDTAACKTIIRANVLEDPLEKAIAVEAREKLKKLAEKRLIAVSFITEAELLFSVLKKIKEAKSEQAIMELFKLKWGVKLFLSGINVLRNTAKDSEHYAAKMAEIWSNNEKIDPCSCFIAVQALTRNAYLVTDNTDEFSKVSGLKTLTLEEFSRITSRS